In the genome of Xanthobacteraceae bacterium, one region contains:
- a CDS encoding peptidylprolyl isomerase, translating into MRVLQAFAFLFAFCPPLTATAQGIDPWKSITPSKEEQKAKAATKGDKKNTKTAQAGSNTLTLETTKGTIVIRLRTDLAPGHAKRLRQLAGEGFYNNVPFHRVIEGFMAQTGDGQNGNGTGGSRYPDLKAEFSNVPFRRGIVGMARKGGDNNSANSQFFIMFAEQSSLNGQYTVIGEVVQGMDVVDKINRGEPPRTPDKIVRAIAN; encoded by the coding sequence ATGCGCGTCCTTCAAGCCTTCGCGTTCCTGTTTGCGTTTTGCCCGCCGCTTACGGCGACTGCGCAGGGCATCGATCCGTGGAAGAGCATCACGCCTTCGAAGGAAGAACAGAAGGCAAAAGCCGCGACCAAGGGCGACAAGAAGAACACGAAAACCGCGCAGGCCGGCAGCAACACCCTGACGCTGGAAACCACCAAGGGCACCATCGTCATTCGCCTGCGCACCGATCTCGCCCCCGGCCATGCCAAGCGCCTGCGGCAGCTTGCCGGCGAAGGCTTCTATAACAATGTGCCGTTCCACCGCGTGATCGAAGGCTTCATGGCGCAGACCGGCGACGGCCAGAACGGCAACGGTACCGGCGGCTCGCGTTATCCGGACCTCAAGGCGGAGTTTTCGAACGTTCCGTTCCGTCGCGGCATCGTCGGCATGGCGCGCAAGGGCGGCGACAACAATTCCGCCAACAGCCAGTTTTTCATTATGTTCGCCGAGCAATCCAGCCTCAACGGTCAGTATACCGTGATTGGCGAGGTCGTGCAGGGCATGGATGTGGTGGACAAGATCAACCGCGGCGAGCCGCCGCGCACGCCCGACAAAATCGTCCGCGCCATCGCGAACTGA